The uncultured Fretibacterium sp. genome includes the window GCTACCGGACGGACGAGAGGGTGCTGCGGGCATCCCGGGTCACGGTGGGCAAGGCAGGATGATACTTCCGAACCGTTCGCATACCTCGTGGCTTTTGCTTGCCCTGCCTGCGAACGATTCGGACTGGAATGATTCGGCGCCCTCCGACACAAAGGGCCGGAGAGCGTTTGCCGATGGCAATAAAAGAAAAGCCGATTGCAGAAACTAAAAATTGAAGCGCATACAGGGGGAAACGAAAATGGCAAAAGTTGTGGGTATTGACTTGGGAACGACGAACAGTTGCATCGCGGTGCAGGAGGGCGACCAGACGACCATCATCGCCAATTCCGAGGGGATGAGGACGACCCCGTCCGTCGTGGCCTTCACGAAGGAGGGAGAGCGCCTGGTGGGCCAGCTGGCCAAGCGCCAGGCCATCGTCAACGCCGACCACACCATCATGTCGATCAAGCGAGAGATGGGCACGGACTACCGCGTGGACATCGACGGAAAGAAATATTCGCCGCAGGAGATCTCCGCTATGATCCTGCAGAAGCTGAAGCGCGATGCGGAGGACTACCTCGGCGAGCCGGTCACCCAGGCGGTCATCACGGTCCCGGCCTACTTCACGGACGCCCAGCGCCAGGCGACGAAGGACGCGGGCACCATCGCGGGGCTCGAGGTGCTGCGCATCATCAACGAGCCGACGGCGGCCTGCCTTGCCTACGGGGAGAACAAGAAGGAGGAGCACAAGATCCTGGTGTTCGACCTCGGCGGCGGCACGTTCGACGTCTCGATCCTGGATGTGGGCGAGGGCGTGTTCGAGGTCCTGGCGACCGCCGGCGACAACCGGCTGGGCGGCGACGACTGGGACGACCGGATCGTCGACTGGATGACGGCCGAGTTCAAGAAGAGCGAGGGAATCGACCTCAAGAACGACCGGATGGCGATGCAGCGCCTGCGCGAGGCCGCCGAGAAGGCCAAGGTCGAGCTCTCCTCCATGACGGAGACCACGATCTCCCTGCCCTTCATCACGGCGAACCAGAGCGGCCCCAAGCACCTGGAGATGAAGCTGACCCGGGCGAAGTTCGAGGAGATGACGGCGGACCTCATGGACCGCACGATCACCCCGACGAAGCGCGCGCTTGAGGACTCCGGCCTGAAGGCGGGCGATATCGACAAGGTCCTGCTCGTCGGCGGCTCGACCCGCATGCCGATGGTGCAGAAGAAGATCGTCGACCTGCTGGGCAAGGAGCCGACGAAGGGCATCAACCCGGACGAGTGCGTCGCGGCGGGGGCGGCCATTCAGGGGGCGATCCTGAAGGGCGACCACAAGGATATCGTGCTGGTGGACGTCACCCCGCTTTCGCTCGGGCTCGAGACCCTGGGCGGCGTGTTCACCAAGGTCATCGAGCGGAACACGGCGATCCCGGTGTCGAAGAGCCAGGTGTTCACGACGGCGGCGAACAACCAGACGCAGGTGGAGATCCTCGTGCTCCAGGGAGAGCGCTCCATGGCGGCGGACAACGTGAAGCTGGGACAGTTCGTCCTGGACGGCATACCGCCCGCACCGCGCGGCATTCCGCAGATCGAGGTGACCTTCAACATCGACGTCAACGGCATTCTGAACGTCTCCGCAAAGGACAAGGGGACGGGCAAGGCCCAGAAGATCACCATCCAGTCCTCGAACCTCTCCAAGGAGGATATCGAGCGCATGAAGAACGACGCGGAGGCCAACGCGGACGAGGATGCGAAAAAGCGCGAGGCCGCCGAGGTCCGAAACGAGTCCGACGCCGCGGTGTTCGCCGCGGAGAAGCTGTTGAACGACCTGGGGGACAAGATGAGCGCGGAGGAGAAGGGAAAGGTCAACTCCAGGCTCGACGATCTGAAGCGCGCCATCGAGGCGAACGATGGAGCCAGGATGAAGAGCTCCAAGGAGGAGCTCGAGAGGACGATCCAGGAGTTCTCCACACGGCTCTATCAGGCCGCCGGCCAGGGGGGCCCCAATACCTCCGACGCCTCGGCCTCGGCCGGCAGCGCGGGAGCGTCCTCGTCGGACGGCGATACGGTGGACGCCGAGTTCAGCGACCAGGGACAGGCCTGATTGAAGTCCGCTTCGAATTGGAATAAGCTATAATGGAACGGAGGACGGAGGGGATTTTTACCCTTCCGTCCCTTTTGATTGGGGCCCGAGGGGACCCGCGCGGCCTCACGGGGCGCGACCTGGCGATGTAACGGGGTGTGTTTGTCTTGGAAGATTTGTATCAGATCCTGGGTGTCGCGCGCGACGCCTCTCAGGCGGAGATCAAGAGGGCGTATCGCCAGCTTGCGCGCCAGTACCATCCGGATGCGAACCATGGCAGCGGGGAGGCCGAGGAGAAGTTCAAGAAGATCAACGCGGCGTACTCCGTACTGAGCGATCCCGAAAAACGGGCGCGGTACGATCAGTTCGGCTCTGCCGATGGATCGGACCCCTTTGGGGGCGGTGGGTTTACGGGGGATTTCGGGGACATCTTCGGAGATCTCTTCGCCCAGGTATTCGGGGGGGGGATGGGACGCCGCCAGGCCGACCCCAACGCGCCGCGCCGCGGTGGAGACCTGGAGATGGCGCTGAGCGTCTCCCTGCTGGAGGCCGCCAACGGGGTGACCCGTACCCTGGAGGTCCCGCGTTGGGAGGCATGCGAGGGCTGCGGGGGCACCGGGGCCAAGCCCGGCACGTCCCCCGAGACCTGTTCGGTCTGCGGAGGACGCGGGCAGGTGGAGCAGGTGCAGCGGACCCTCTTCGGCCAGTTCGTCTCCGTGACCGTCTGTCCGGAGTGTCAGGGGCGCGGGAAGATCGTCCGCGAGAAGTGCTCCGACTGCGGCGGCCGCGGACAGGTACGGCGGAAGCACAAGCTCGAGGTCAAGGTCCCCGCGGGGGTGGAACGGGGGACGCGGCTGCGCATCTCGGGGGCCGGCGAGGCCGGGGTCAACGGCGGCCCTCAGGGCGACCTCTACCTGCTGATCGACGTGAAGCCGGACAAGACGTTCGAGCGGGATGGGGCGGACCTGCACACCCGCCTCCTCCTGACCTATCCGCAGGCGGTGCTGGGCGCGGAGGTGGAGGTCTCCACCCTGATCGACGGCGAGGAGAAGATCGGCGTACCCGCCGGGACCTCGCACGGCCAGGTGCTGAAGGTTCGGGGCAAGGGGATGCCGCGCCTGCGTGGCCCTCGCGGCCGCGGGGACCTTTACGTCCATGTGTACGTCGATATCCCCTCCAAACTGACGGACCGGCAGAGAGAGCTGATTACGGAGCTGGCCGGCGAGATGAAGACCCCGGTGGGGTCCGGAGAGCCGGGGCTTTTCGAGAAGTTCAAGAAGCTCTTCGACTGATTCCATTTTAAATTCATCCGTATACTGCGTTGTTTTTGCTCGCCTTGCTTGACGTACCTTTTTGTACGCCTGGTGAAGAATCTAAGCGACCCGCTCAACTCACTACGCTCGTTGGCGGTCTGCTTATTCGCGGCGGCTCGCAAAAGCCGCCTTGTCTACGAATGATTTATAAATGGAATCGTTTTTGTTTCAAGAGGTTTTTGTCCGTAGTTTTCGTTATTTACGCTCCCTGTGGGGACTGCTATACTTTTCAAGAAGGTTAATATTGGTCAATCAGGGGCTGATAAACGATGTCCGTTCAGTATAAGGACTATTACGAGATCTTGGGGGTGCCGCGCACCGCGACGGCCGACGAGATCCGCAAGGCATACAGGAAGCTGGCGAAGAAGTATCATCCGGATGTCTCCAAGGAGAAGGATGCGGATGCCCGCTACCGGGAGATCAACGAGGCCTACGAGGTCCTGAAGGACCCCGACAAGCGCGGCCGCTACGACACCCTTGGGGCGAACTGGGAGCAGGGTCAGGACTTCACGCCCCCGCCCGGATGGCAGGGTGGGGGCACGCGCGTGGAGTTCGGCGGGGACATGGGCGGGTTCAGCGACTTCTTCAAGACGATCTTCGGCGGAGGATTCGCGGATATCTTCGCCGGGGCGGGAAGCTACGCACCGGTACGCCGGGACAGCGAGGTCGATCTGGAGCTGACGCTGGAGGATGCCGCCCGCGGGGGGACTCACACCCTGGTGATGCGCTCGCCCGGCGGCGACCAGAGGTCGATCAACGTGCGGCTTCCGCAGGGCATATCGGAGGGGGCTCAGATCCGCCTGCCGGGCAAGGCGAACGGGGGAGGCGACCTCTACGTCAATCTGCACCTGGCGCCTCATCCCGTGTTCCAGGTCGAAGGGTACGATCTGACGCGCAGCGTCAGGGTCGCGCCGTGGGACGCCGTGCTGGGGCATGAGGTCTCGGTGGAGACCCTGTTGGGCAGCGTGACGATGAAACTCCCGCCGGGGACGCAGGGCGGTCAGCGCCTGCGTCTGCGCGGCAAGGGGCTTCCCAAGCGCGGGGGGGGCAGCGGCGACCTGTTCGTGCGGGTGGAGGTGTCCCTGCCCCGGCGCCTGACGGAACGGCAGAAGGAGCTGTGGGAGGAACTGTCGAGGCTGGGGGCCTAGGGCCTCCGCAGGATGGCTGTTTTCAGAGGATGGCTGGTTTCAGAGGATGGAGAGGCAAAGGACTGCCCCGGGTTTCCGTTTTGGAGGAACCCCGGGGCAGCGTCGTTTCGAGGATAGGCTCGCGTCCTTGTCTACATGCAAAAATACCAGGCGAAGGGCGAGAGCAGAAACACGGTCAGCACGGCGCGGATGACGTAGATGCAGGTAAGCTTGCCGGGGCCCAGAGGAATCGAGGAGTTCAGGATGAGGACCCCGACCTCCGTCATGTAGATCAGCCCGGTCGCGGAGATCCCCGCGCACATGAAGCGGGCGGCGTCCGTGTGGACCGTGGAGCCCACGACGGCGGCCAGGAACTGATCGGCGTAGCTCAGGATAAAGGCGACGCCGACCTCGCCGGCCTCGGGGATCCGCATCAGCTCGAGCATCCAGGTGAACGGGCGGGCGAGGAACTGGAAGACGGGCGTGTTGTTGGCGACGAGCAGAACCAGGG containing:
- a CDS encoding DnaJ C-terminal domain-containing protein, which translates into the protein MSVQYKDYYEILGVPRTATADEIRKAYRKLAKKYHPDVSKEKDADARYREINEAYEVLKDPDKRGRYDTLGANWEQGQDFTPPPGWQGGGTRVEFGGDMGGFSDFFKTIFGGGFADIFAGAGSYAPVRRDSEVDLELTLEDAARGGTHTLVMRSPGGDQRSINVRLPQGISEGAQIRLPGKANGGGDLYVNLHLAPHPVFQVEGYDLTRSVRVAPWDAVLGHEVSVETLLGSVTMKLPPGTQGGQRLRLRGKGLPKRGGGSGDLFVRVEVSLPRRLTERQKELWEELSRLGA
- the dnaJ gene encoding molecular chaperone DnaJ; translated protein: MFVLEDLYQILGVARDASQAEIKRAYRQLARQYHPDANHGSGEAEEKFKKINAAYSVLSDPEKRARYDQFGSADGSDPFGGGGFTGDFGDIFGDLFAQVFGGGMGRRQADPNAPRRGGDLEMALSVSLLEAANGVTRTLEVPRWEACEGCGGTGAKPGTSPETCSVCGGRGQVEQVQRTLFGQFVSVTVCPECQGRGKIVREKCSDCGGRGQVRRKHKLEVKVPAGVERGTRLRISGAGEAGVNGGPQGDLYLLIDVKPDKTFERDGADLHTRLLLTYPQAVLGAEVEVSTLIDGEEKIGVPAGTSHGQVLKVRGKGMPRLRGPRGRGDLYVHVYVDIPSKLTDRQRELITELAGEMKTPVGSGEPGLFEKFKKLFD
- the dnaK gene encoding molecular chaperone DnaK; protein product: MAKVVGIDLGTTNSCIAVQEGDQTTIIANSEGMRTTPSVVAFTKEGERLVGQLAKRQAIVNADHTIMSIKREMGTDYRVDIDGKKYSPQEISAMILQKLKRDAEDYLGEPVTQAVITVPAYFTDAQRQATKDAGTIAGLEVLRIINEPTAACLAYGENKKEEHKILVFDLGGGTFDVSILDVGEGVFEVLATAGDNRLGGDDWDDRIVDWMTAEFKKSEGIDLKNDRMAMQRLREAAEKAKVELSSMTETTISLPFITANQSGPKHLEMKLTRAKFEEMTADLMDRTITPTKRALEDSGLKAGDIDKVLLVGGSTRMPMVQKKIVDLLGKEPTKGINPDECVAAGAAIQGAILKGDHKDIVLVDVTPLSLGLETLGGVFTKVIERNTAIPVSKSQVFTTAANNQTQVEILVLQGERSMAADNVKLGQFVLDGIPPAPRGIPQIEVTFNIDVNGILNVSAKDKGTGKAQKITIQSSNLSKEDIERMKNDAEANADEDAKKREAAEVRNESDAAVFAAEKLLNDLGDKMSAEEKGKVNSRLDDLKRAIEANDGARMKSSKEELERTIQEFSTRLYQAAGQGGPNTSDASASAGSAGASSSDGDTVDAEFSDQGQA